TTCCACAAGAAATTAGTGGTTTATCTTCTTTGAATCATCTTGATCTTGTCTACAATAATTTCACTGGTTCGATCCCATCTTCTCTTGGAAATCTCACTAATCTTCAGTATCTATTTCTTTATCAGAACAAGCTTACGGGTCCGATTCCGGACTCGATTTTCCGTCTCGGAAATTTGATTTCACTTGACCTTAGTGATAATTATCTCTTCGGTGAGATTCCAGAGCTTGTGGGTCAATTGAAAAACTTGGAgattcttcatcttttttctaaTAAACTCACTGGAAGAATTCCTGATGCTTTGAGTTTCTTGCCACGACTTCAAGTTCTTCAGCTTTGGTCTAACAATTTTTCCGGGGAGATTCCGAAGGATCTTGGAGTGAAAAACAATCTCACCGTAATAGACTTATCCACCAATTCTCTCACCGGGAAAATTCCTGAGGGCTTGTGCAGTTCAGGGAAGCTTTTTAAAGTTATTCTTTTCTCAAACTTACTTGAAGGTGAAATACCAAAGAATTTGACTACTTGCAGAAGCTTGAAGCGAGTGCGCCTTCAAGATAATAGCTTCTCCGGCGAGTTACCTCAAGAATTCACTCAACTCCCACTCGTTTATTTCTTGGATGTTTCCGGCAACAATTTCTCCGGAAGGCTCGAGTCGAGAAAATGGGAGATGAGTTCACTTCAAATGCTGAATTTGGCAAGAAACAGATTTCTCGGAAGCTTGCCGGATTCATTTGGCAGTGATCTGATTGAGAATTTGGACATGTCTCAGAACAGATTTTCAGGTGCTATTCCTCGCTCTTTTGGGAGGTTATCGGAGCTAACGAACCTCAAGATCAGCGGAAACCAACTCTCCGGAGAAATTCCAGACGAGTTATCTTCATGCAAGAAGCTTGTAAGTCTAGACCTGAGTAACAATCAACTCACCGGGAAAATCCCTGAGAGTTTTTCAGAATTTCCAGTTCTTGGTCAGCTTGACTTATCAGAAAATCAATTATCAGGAGACATTCCAAGAAATTTAGGAGAAATTGAATCGCTTGTTCAAGTGAACATCTCTCATAATCATTTTCACGGTAGTTTACCATCCACCGGAGCTTTTCTTGCCATAAATACAAGTGCAGTTGCCGGAAATGAACTACTCTGCGCCGGCGGTGACACGTCATCAAGTGGCTTGCCTCCATGCAGAAAGACGATCAAGAATCATACTTGGTGGTTTTATATTGTTTGTATTCTTGGTGCTTTGTTTCTCGTTATCTCTGTGGTgccttttggatttattttgatacGACGTCGTTTAAGGAATCTAGAGCTGAAAAGAGtagaaaatgaagaagatgagatATGGGAATTGCAGTTCTTCAGCTCCAAGGTATCAAAATCAGTAACAATGGAAGATATTTTATCGTCCAAGAAAGAAGAAAACATCATTTCTAGAGGCAAGAAAGAGATTTCATTTAAGggaaaatcaattttaaacGATATGCAGTTCATCATAAAGGAATTAAGTGAATCAAATTCAATTCCGTTGAACTTTTGGCACGAGATAGCGGAATTTGGTAAGCTTCAGCATCCGAACATCGTAAGATTAATTGGAATATGTCGTTCCGATAAGAttgcatatttaatttttgagtaCAAGGAAGGCAAAAATTTGAGCGACataatttgcaatttaaattGGGAAAGACGAAGAAAAATTGCAACGGGGATTGCTAAAGCTCTTCGATTCTTGCATTGTCATTGTTCACCGAGTGTTTCAGTTGGTTTCATGTCGCCgggtaaaattattattgacgGAAAAGATGAGCCTCACCTGAGATTGAACCTCCCTGATGACCTAATTTGTTTTGATGCCAAGTGCTTCATTTCTTCAGCTTATGTTGCTCCAGGTTAGTCACAACTTTACCCTATTGCTAACATTACGagtcattatttttttataacctatagttatttgaaataaaattcattATATTCAACAATTTATATGATTATAGTAATTATTATAGGGAACATTCTTTCATTtagaaatactaaaaaaatagatGAGAATTTTGTCAGAGATATTGGTAAGCTTTTTCTTTAAGTATGTTAGTATTTATATATCAGTCCAAATCATATTTTATGGTTGGCATGCCAAAAGAGATTTGTAAGGGTGACAAATCATGACTCAACACTAAATTATGAGAATCGTGAAGTAGAGCCATAATGTgcgtatgtatatatatatatataactttaatcTGTTTTACGTAATGAAAATACCCCATAGcctatttaaaaattgattatttaatataatgttGAGAAATATCGGGACATTTAGTCCACTAGTGCAATGATGTCTTGGTGGCACTTATATTTCatgttaaatttgtttttttattagggTGCCTAAAAGgttagaaaatattataaatagtaacactgaattgaattttatatttgaagtctaataaaatttaagtagAGAAATTTATGAAGAAGTCAGATATCTTTTATGAGGTTTCATTAATCTTGTCCATGCATGCACATTACAGACTAATTATAAGATAAGAACTCATCTCCATTGCAGAAACTAGAGACTCAAAGGACATAAATGACAAAAGTGACATGTATGGATTTGGCCTCATTCTCATCGAGCTATTAACCGGAAAAAGCCCCGCCGATCCCGAATTCGGTGTCCACGAGAGCATCGTCGAGTGGGCCCGGTATTGCTACTCAGATTGTCATATCGACACGTGGATCGATCCAATGATTAAAGAAAATCTATGCATAAATCAGAATGAAATTGTTGAAGCCATGAACTTGGCTCTTCATTGCACAGCCACTGACCCTACAGCTCGACCATGTGCAAATGATGCATTCAAAACCTTAGAGTCGGCTTTCATGACAACTAGTTCTTGCATTAAAAATCTAAAGTTATCTTCAATCATCACCTAATTTTTGTGCAGGTGtttgtttttatattgtttttttggtattttaattttaattggatTTTCTAGCATAAGATGTTAAATAGAGAAGATTGTTactgaaatgttttgtttgataatggTATGTTTGACATAAGTTCGGAGTGTAAAAATGTAGATACTGAACGAACATTATATAAAACTATAACTTTTCTCTTTTAGTACATAAAAGttgttcaaatttttttttcaatgttTTCTTTCGGTGTGATTACTCTATGAATATGTCAcgtcatttttataataaattaatgagtgtttaaacattttattataattatcgtttattaaaaattattttgacattGCAAATATCTTATTAATTTGCTGTATGAATGACGTGACACAACTGTTGTGATGAATAATTATTGATTCAcctatatgaaaaatatattaccTATAGTATGACGTGACATGgtataattagattaaaatcTTCAATCAATAATGACTATGaccataattaaattatagtcgactctctaataattaatatacacagtgaattaaaaatttattaattattagaattattaatttattaaatatcttATATGACgtaaaattgaaattgattcTTTGAaattgtattaattattaaaattattaatttattgagtattaattattagagggtatATTGTacggtatttttttttattttttcacctTCAACATTATGGTAGTACTTTATGAGTGATAATTCATGGTTTGCTTAGATTGCAACTTTCCAATGCTAATGTGATCCTCCAAGTAATATATGTGTGATGGTCTTTAGCTGGGCTCATGATTAAGAAAGAAAGCATTCACTTAAATTGTACTAACACATGAATTGTTGGATAATAGGCTTACATTAtgaatattttgcattttattttaaatatccaATGTAACACAtttgaattaattgaaaaaaataatatttttgatgaaAATTATGTAATTAAAAGCCAAAAAAAGGGCAAAAACCAAAACTATaagctttcgcacaagaagtgtCGCACAGTAGAAAGCTACGGCTTATAGAAAAGGCTTAAAATAAAAGTCCGAAAATAGAATACAAAgagggtttttaaaaaaaatctaaacccGAATAAacaaaacttttgttacaattCTTAAAAAACCACGCTGACTTAGTAAAGCAATTAAAAACCACATCTTCCTTGTCCGATGCCTTGCTTTGAAAAACTCTGATATTTCTGCACTTTTAGATTTC
This region of Mercurialis annua linkage group LG1-X, ddMerAnnu1.2, whole genome shotgun sequence genomic DNA includes:
- the LOC126664995 gene encoding leucine-rich repeat receptor-like serine/threonine-protein kinase SKM1, producing MAKKLGPRAQECSSMAFFFLFLMNFHMLHAEDELDLLLSFKSSINDPFHYLSNWNSSDSFCLWSGITCNNSSRINAIDLSGKNFSGELSFSIFQLPFIKTVNLSNNNFSGSIPFGSVSSLERLDLSNNMLSGKIPQQIGLFSRLKFLDLGGNVLVGEIPVSITNITSLEFLTLASNQLVGQIPKELGQMRSLKWIYFGYNNLSGEIPQEISGLSSLNHLDLVYNNFTGSIPSSLGNLTNLQYLFLYQNKLTGPIPDSIFRLGNLISLDLSDNYLFGEIPELVGQLKNLEILHLFSNKLTGRIPDALSFLPRLQVLQLWSNNFSGEIPKDLGVKNNLTVIDLSTNSLTGKIPEGLCSSGKLFKVILFSNLLEGEIPKNLTTCRSLKRVRLQDNSFSGELPQEFTQLPLVYFLDVSGNNFSGRLESRKWEMSSLQMLNLARNRFLGSLPDSFGSDLIENLDMSQNRFSGAIPRSFGRLSELTNLKISGNQLSGEIPDELSSCKKLVSLDLSNNQLTGKIPESFSEFPVLGQLDLSENQLSGDIPRNLGEIESLVQVNISHNHFHGSLPSTGAFLAINTSAVAGNELLCAGGDTSSSGLPPCRKTIKNHTWWFYIVCILGALFLVISVVPFGFILIRRRLRNLELKRVENEEDEIWELQFFSSKVSKSVTMEDILSSKKEENIISRGKKEISFKGKSILNDMQFIIKELSESNSIPLNFWHEIAEFGKLQHPNIVRLIGICRSDKIAYLIFEYKEGKNLSDIICNLNWERRRKIATGIAKALRFLHCHCSPSVSVGFMSPGKIIIDGKDEPHLRLNLPDDLICFDAKCFISSAYVAPETRDSKDINDKSDMYGFGLILIELLTGKSPADPEFGVHESIVEWARYCYSDCHIDTWIDPMIKENLCINQNEIVEAMNLALHCTATDPTARPCANDAFKTLESAFMTTSSCIKNLKLSSIIT